Below is a window of Gossypium hirsutum isolate 1008001.06 chromosome A12, Gossypium_hirsutum_v2.1, whole genome shotgun sequence DNA.
TTTTCTGTGACAAATCCCCTCAAAATTCCAACTTACGGTGGTACCTGTTGCTAAACCTTGACTTCATCAACATGTGTGGCAATAACTATGACAAGCAAATACAAACAGTAACTGGTGGAACAACACAACTAACAGGAAGCAAAATTTATATTAGGCTTGAAAGGCATCAGATGGAATACTTGTTTATACTTGTTGGCTATGACTCGATGCCTGTACGCTAGTTTCCTTTTGTTGAGATCATCATGTGGAGGACTAAAaccatcttgattaaaatcataatCAGACAGATCCTGCCCATCATCATATTTGCTCAAGGCCTCAAGGAAAGGCTTATTGCAGTTTTCAATCTGCAGCACATTCAATATATATAACCGTAAAATTCAGTATATAtagttgcaaaaaaaaaaaaaacattaaaagggaaaaaaggtGAATGAGAAGAAGGACCTCAAGACATACTTGCTCATAGAAGAAAAAATCATCAGAAATTTGAAGAATATGTTTCTCCCACATCTTTCCAATTTCAACACCTTTCTGAGCATCTTTTAAACCGGCGAAAGCCTCAGCATAAGAACCATTCAACAAAGACTTGAGCAATATAAGGGTTTCATCCATGTCCCATATGTATACATTTGTTATCTGATTATTCATATCTATTAACCAAAACAAAGACAACACAAAAATCAAAATACCCAACTGCATcagcccaaaataaaaaaataatataatatagctATATTCATGGTCTAAATCGATTTGCCTAAGCTATTCAGTTTTCATCAGGGGCAAAAAAAAGGCCAAAAAGGTCAACTTTGATTACGAAGTCAAGGATATGATAAACGTCACTAGAGATCACGCAAGATAAAAGGGTAATGAGGATTTGAAGTTTACCTTTCTGGGTCAATGAGTTCAATGGCAAAGATGGAGCAGAATGAGTGAGCTGAGCGTTGCTATTGAAAGAACAGTATTCGCAGTTCGAATAAATTTTCTCAGAGAATATATAAACCCGAAAAGAGAAATACCAAATAACAATGGCGTCGTTTATGGTCCGTTTTGTCGATGCTATGTTGAAATGGGTTCGGCCGATTAGCcttgaaattcatgaaagataacCCAACACTTTGGATTTATTCTATTGGTCCAACAAGATAAAAAAAGATCCTCTTAGAAAGAACAAGAATTCAACAACAAAGAATGCTACAAATACCACATCATTGGGTTCTTTATTTACACCCCGAAAGGTGAAAATGGCCTAAAAACTTGGCCCAAACCTTTCTTCAGGAAGGACACACATTTGCCCGATTTTTGGACAGGTCCTCACATGGCACAACAACACAGCGCCAGAAATCACTGATATTGCCTCCCACGTTCTCACCCCTTTTTGAAACTACAATATATAACTGCTACTAATAAATAATAAGCTGAATATTTTCCCAGTTTTCCCTTCTCTAACCTCTCTGTCTCCCCTTCAACACTGAAACAAAAGAACCCATATTCACCTAAATCTCGTAAGTGTTTCTTATTTGCATCTCTTAACGGACCCTTTTGATTCTTGTATCTCTTTTTCGTTATTTTGATCTGCATGTCATATTTTCTTgcagtttttttttatataattcttttgaatcttgatttattttgattgtattgagaaaaaaaaaaggggaaaaaacaCAAACAGATGGGTTGCACTAGAGACAAGCATATACGGTCGGCCCGAAGGACCCGATCGGTGAAACACGAAACCGATCCTTGCTGTCTTCTTGACAAATCTTCGATATCCAAATCCATGCTTGAATCGGGTATTAAACCCTTGAGTTACCATTTGGGTGTAAATGATTCGACCCAAAGCCCTAATCTTAACCCTAATAACAACGCCAATGCTAATTTTAATGATCATGGTTGGGGTATTGCACTGAGGAAGAATTAGAGGAAATTTTGTTGAAAAACCTGGAATTTTTGTACAATGAAGCGATAACTAAGCTTATATCGTTAGGTTACGATGAGGATGTTGCATTAAAGGCTATTTTGAGAAATGGGCATTGCTATGGTGGGATGGATGTTTTGACTAATATTTTGCACAATTCATTGGCTTATTTGAACAGTAGTTGTGATAATAGTAATGGGAGTAATTCGGAGGAATCCGAGTCTGGTTTTCCAGATTTGAGGCAATTGGAGGAATATTCGCTGGCCGGTATGATTTGTTTGTTGCAGCAAGTTAGGCCGCATTTGAGTAAAGGTGATGCTATGTGGTGTTTACTTATGAGTGATCTTCATGTAGGTAGGGCTAGTACGATGGAGATTCCATCACTTCCTTCTCTTAATGGGTGTAGTCCGGTTTCAAATAACCTAGAGAGTGTTGATAATAACGGGGTTGGTGTTGTTTCACCGGCACTGTGTAGATTTCATGGTGGTTGGGGGTTTGGGAATGGAGGTGACTTTGCAGTGAATGGGTTGTTTTCCTGTGGTGCTGAAATGACTTTGCAGAGGGATATTGAGTGTCCTAAGAGGTTCAACCTTTCACCTTCAATGAAGTCTTTGTTGAAAAAGAACGTTGCTATCTTTGCTGCAAGTTTTCGAGCCAATTCAAAACAAATGCAGACACAAAATCAGGCATGTGTTGGCACATTGTCTAGTGGGGATGCCCCTCTGGCTGTTGCTGGGAGTGAGGTTTCTGCTGAGAAATCAGAGGAGTCACAGAATTTGATGAGCCAGGATGGGGTTAATTCAGTATTGAGTAAATTTCGTGATTTGAATATTGATGAGAATTTAGAGCGTGCTGGGGAAGATCAGAAAAGTGAGATGATAATTTCTCTGCTTCATCAGATTAAGGATCTTGAGAAGCAAGTGAAAGAGAGGAAGGACTGGGCTCACCAAAAGGCAATGCAGGCTGCAAGAAAGCTTAGTAGTGATCTAACAGAGCTTAAAATGTTAAGGATGGAAAGAGAAGAGATGCAGCGGATGAAGAAAGGGAAACACACAATAGAGGACTCAACCATGAAAAGGTTGTCAGAGATGGAGAATGCCCTGAGGAAGGCTAGTGGACAGGTGGATCGGGCAAATGCAGCTGTGAGACGGCTTGAGACTGAGAATGCAGAAATCAGAGCTGAGATGGAGGCGTCTAAATTAAGTGCATCAGAATCGGTCACAACATGTCTGGAGGTtgcaaaaagagagaaaaagtgcCTGAAGAAGCTTTTGGCTTGGGAGAAACAGAAAGCTAAGTTACAGGATGAGATTGCTGATGAAAAGGATAAGATTAAAGATCTGCAACGATGCTTAGCTCGAGTAGAGCAGGATCAGAAAGAAACAGAGGTATATCATCTTTACATATTGACACATGTGCCTACATGCATAAGATATCTACTCCATCTCTTTAGGCCTAGTTTGATTGGTATCTTAGTTTGAAATAGTGGGAGATCTATTCAGCATTGTCAATGTCTATTGGGAATGCTTCTTTTTGTaccataaataatttattgacttaGAGACCCCTTATACATAAGCTGTCTTGTCTAGTTCATCTTAGTCTTATGTTAGAGAAGCACGTGATCCTATTGGAAGCTGGAATTCACATTCTGGACTTATGTATCGTTAACATATATGTGTGATGTGAATTTGTTGGAAAGGACAAGACTCATTATTTTGGGTGTAAAATGGCCAGCCTAGGGAGGTGCCTCCTCTGAGCAGCAGCCAAAGAAAGCTTAGTACACAGAGGGACTCTTGTATGTATGATTGTAAACTTGCTTAGATTTGGTCTGTGAACGGTAACTCTCAAATCTTGCTCGTGTAGTTCAATgccccctttttctttttgtggATGAGGGCTGATTGTTTCCCTGGTTTCCCTTCTTTTAGTAATCTATGTTTGTGCATTTGTTCTAGTTGATACTTATATATctgatttatattttattttgttcctGTTTTTGGaggttttagttatttatttgtaTGATCCTTTTATGTTCATTTTCTCTCCCATGCTTTTGAGTATTCTTAGATCTCCCAATTTGAAGAGATTAGCAATTATAC
It encodes the following:
- the LOC121211099 gene encoding LOW QUALITY PROTEIN: MND1-interacting protein 1-like (The sequence of the model RefSeq protein was modified relative to this genomic sequence to represent the inferred CDS: inserted 1 base in 1 codon), whose product is MGCTRDKHIRSARRTRSVKHETDPCCLLDKSSISKSMLESGIKPLSYHLGVNDSTQSPNLNPNNNANANFNDHGWXYCTEEELEEILLKNLEFLYNEAITKLISLGYDEDVALKAILRNGHCYGGMDVLTNILHNSLAYLNSSCDNSNGSNSEESESGFPDLRQLEEYSLAGMICLLQQVRPHLSKGDAMWCLLMSDLHVGRASTMEIPSLPSLNGCSPVSNNLESVDNNGVGVVSPALCRFHGGWGFGNGGDFAVNGLFSCGAEMTLQRDIECPKRFNLSPSMKSLLKKNVAIFAASFRANSKQMQTQNQACVGTLSSGDAPLAVAGSEVSAEKSEESQNLMSQDGVNSVLSKFRDLNIDENLERAGEDQKSEMIISLLHQIKDLEKQVKERKDWAHQKAMQAARKLSSDLTELKMLRMEREEMQRMKKGKHTIEDSTMKRLSEMENALRKASGQVDRANAAVRRLETENAEIRAEMEASKLSASESVTTCLEVAKREKKCLKKLLAWEKQKAKLQDEIADEKDKIKDLQRCLARVEQDQKETELKWREELKSKELALAQIEEERCSKEAAEASNKRKLEALRLKIEIDFQRHRDDHQRLEQELSRLKLSAQSTELNHQSDNLLTGKSEGTKPQGETIAKLLNELDKLEDSSEKEVNGDRECIICSKDEVSIVFLPCAHQVLCANCNDSYGKKGKATCPCCQVPIEQRIRVFGASS